AGGGTTCCTGCAACGAACCCCCCGTGGTCGTATCGTATCCGATCGAACCTATCTGCACTTTGGTTTGTCGAAGCCAGATTAACGCAACAAATTTAGTCGATAGACGGTCTGCTTACGCAGGCCGTTTTTGTTCTTGTGCAGGTGAAGATAGAGATCCTAATGAAAGCAGCAATCTCACTAGTTAAAACCATTGTTAGTTACCTGATTATCGGTTTACTGGCGCTCTGGTTTGGTGGCATGGCTCGGGGCATGATGATGGCACCGGTATCTGGTGCTATCGATACGACCCCACTGCCAACCTTAGCTGGACAACCGCAGCAACTAACAAGCGGTGAGCCACAGCTCATCTATCTGTTTGCGCCATGGTGCACGATTTGTGAGTTGACCAGTCCAGCAGTGGTGAAGTGGCAGCAGCAACAGCGCAATGTCGTCGCCGTTGCGGCATCTTACCAACACCAAGCGGAAGTTGAAGCGTTCGTTGCTACCCATGCCTTAGATCGAACAACGGTTTTTTTAGCTACCGAGCAACTGCAGCAACAACTTGATTTAGTTGCATTTCCAACCTTTATTATCATTGACTCTGATGGCAGCCTGATATCAAAGCGAATAGGTTATAGCCCTGAGTGGCTATTGTCGCTGTATCTCAATTGGTATGGGATTTAGCCACCAATGGCGGCACTCGATCTTGCTGACGACAAGCGCTAGTTCTGAGCCGGCCTCGATTGGATAAGGAGTGCCAATGACCGTGGCTAATGCCCAGCAACAGCAGGATTATAGCTTTACGGCGCTGCCATTAGCGTAAGTTACTTTTGTTCAATAGGCGCTACTGCAATCAAACCTAATGGCTGGCCGGTGTTACTGCTATCACAGCAGGTGCACGTTGTTTGGCATTAGAGACAACCTTTGTGAACCTTGCTGCGACAACGGAAATGTTGTTTGCGCTAATAATGTTTAAACCGCTAGCTAACCCCAGCGATCGTTTGTTGTTAAGCGCGACATAGTGTTACCGCTATGGTGAACTTCTGCTCTATTCCCAACCACGTTAGCTAACTCCCGAGCCCAAATAGCCACAATTTTTTTAAGCAATTATAGGGATTTGCTTCTAGCTTTTGCTGGAGTCGATTTTTTTTGTTGGTTGCATAACGATGAAGGGCCGTGGCTCAGGCAGACTTGATAGGGACATTTGATGGCTATTGATGCGCGTGGCTTCGTGAACAGCCAAGTGGTAACAGACGTTTGTATTGTCGGGACTGGCCCTGCAGGTATCGCTATCGCGCGGGAGTTGATCGGCGCTGATATTAAGGTCACCGTGCTGGAAAGCGGTACGACCGACTTTGATCCGCAGACACAGCAGTTAGCCGCTGGAACCACCTTTGGCGATCCGTTGATTGCCCCTTACGAGGTGGTTAATCGTCAGTTTGGCGGTTTGTCGAACAGTTGGGTATTGAAGATAGAAAAGCACCATATTGGGGTGCGCTACGCCATGTTTGACGAAATCGACTTTGAGCAACGGCAGAGTGTCGCCTTTAGTGGTTGGCCGGTAAAGCGGCAAACGCTAATGCCA
The genomic region above belongs to Ferrimonas lipolytica and contains:
- a CDS encoding TlpA family protein disulfide reductase; the protein is MKAAISLVKTIVSYLIIGLLALWFGGMARGMMMAPVSGAIDTTPLPTLAGQPQQLTSGEPQLIYLFAPWCTICELTSPAVVKWQQQQRNVVAVAASYQHQAEVEAFVATHALDRTTVFLATEQLQQQLDLVAFPTFIIIDSDGSLISKRIGYSPEWLLSLYLNWYGI